The DNA segment CGAGCCGATTCAAGCCCAAAAACCTTGTTCGCTGCCAAAGCGAGTGTCGCCATTTTTTCAGGGTCGGTGTGTGCATCAGGCCAGTAAACACCAACAGCATCCATTTGATCCACAGTCGCACTCTGTGTGAAGCAGACTACTGGAGGTCTGTCTAGCGGCTTTCGGTTGAGAGCT comes from the Methanomassiliicoccales archaeon genome and includes:
- a CDS encoding uroporphyrinogen decarboxylase family protein, which translates into the protein MDNGMKPRDRVMAALNRKPLDRPPVVCFTQSATVDQMDAVGVYWPDAHTDPEKMATLALAANKVFGLESAR